The region GAACAGTTAGAAGTCCTACTTTTCTTCCTTGTGTTTCTCTTAAAAAGTCAACAGTTTCTCTAATAGTTTCATTTACAGAACCCATAGCAACAATAACATCTGTAGCTTCAGGGTCACCATAATATGTAAATGGAGCATAATTTCTACCAGTTACTTTTGAAATCTCTTGCATATATTCATTTACAATATCAGGAACTGCATCATAAAATTTATTTGATGCTTCTCTTCCTTGGAAATAAATATCATCATTTTGTGCTGTACCTCTTGTGATAGGTGATTCTGGATTTAAAGATGTGTCTCTAAACTTTTGAACAGCATCATAATCTATAAGTCTGTCAAAAACATCATAATCCATAACTTCAACTTTGTTTATTTCATGTGAAGTTCTAAATCCATCAAAGAAATGTAAGAAAGGAACTCTTCCTTTGATTGCTGCAAGGTGTGCAACACCACCAATATCCATAACTTCTTGCACAGAACCAGTTGCAAGCATAGCAAAACCAGTTGCTCTTGCACTCATAACATCTTGATGGTCACCAAAGATTGAAAGTGCATGTGCTGCTAAAGCTCTAGCTGATACATGGATAACCCCAGGTAATAATTGTCCAGCAACTTTATACATATTAGGAATTTTAAGAAGTAAACCTTGTGATGCTGTATAAGTTGTTGTTAAAGCACCAGCTTGCAGTGAACCGTGGAATGTTCCAGCTGCACCAGCTTCACTTTGCATCTCAATAACTTTTACAGTTGAACCAAATAAATTCTTTTTGCCTTGAGTTGCCCATTTTTCAGTATTATCACCCATTTGTGACGATGGAGTAATAGGATAAACACCAGCAACTTCTGTAAATGCATAAGATACATATGAAGCAGCTTCATTCCCATCCATAGTAGCAAATTTTTTTGTCATAATTTTCCCTTTAATTATATTTCATTCTTATAATTCCATAATAATTAAAGTAAACTTATATAATCTTGAATGTAAACATAAATAAGTTGATATTAATTAAGATAATTAATTATATACACAAATTATGTATAATTTAAGAATATAAAAAATATAAATTCTAATTAAAAATAAAAAAATATTTAATTAGAATATTTTATATTTTTTAATTAAATTTGTGAAAGATTTTTTATAATTTTTACAGCTTCTAAAGGGTTAGGTGCAATATAAGAAGTATATTCTTTTAATGTGTTTTCTTTCCCATATCCGCAAAGTACTCCAACTGAATTAACTCCGGCACTATTTGCAGCTATTAAATCAAGTTCTGTATCTCCAACCATCCAAATATCACAAGTTCCTTCTATTTTCATTAGATCTAAAGTTTTATGGATTGGTTCTGGATGAGGTTTTGGATTTTCTACATGCTCTCTACCTGTAACAAATTCAAAATATTCCATAAGTTTTAAATGCTCTAGTAATTCAATACTATAAAGTCCTGTTTTTGTTGTAACTACAGATAGCCTTGCAAAAGTGTTTGCTAACTCTATTGCTTCTTTTGCAAATTTTAATAGCTCTGTTTGTTGTTTTGATATCTCTCTGTATCTTTTTTTATAAGTATCCACATAATCCCAAACTATATCTTGAGGTACACCTAAGTCTTGGAACATAATATCTAAAGGGTGACCAATTAAAGATTTTATATCTTCATCTTCACCTTTAAAATCATATTTCATCTCTTTAAATGTATGATGAAAAGTTGAAAGTATTGCATCTGTTGAGTCGATTAGTGTCCCATCTAAGTCAAAAAGTATAATTTTTTCCAAAT is a window of Halarcobacter sp. DNA encoding:
- a CDS encoding HAD family hydrolase encodes the protein MEKIILFDLDGTLIDSTDAILSTFHHTFKEMKYDFKGEDEDIKSLIGHPLDIMFQDLGVPQDIVWDYVDTYKKRYREISKQQTELLKFAKEAIELANTFARLSVVTTKTGLYSIELLEHLKLMEYFEFVTGREHVENPKPHPEPIHKTLDLMKIEGTCDIWMVGDTELDLIAANSAGVNSVGVLCGYGKENTLKEYTSYIAPNPLEAVKIIKNLSQI